In one Drosophila pseudoobscura strain MV-25-SWS-2005 chromosome X, UCI_Dpse_MV25, whole genome shotgun sequence genomic region, the following are encoded:
- the gogo gene encoding uncharacterized protein gogo: MKKKMALNRKRKETIGMIASGLESVVKWKIIISSIMLLLLSETSHVLAVRKGRLMSPSTFTALSGDLHVQIQFNGNDTEPPVTPPHLSTDGRGLQQEREQELERDSLTSRNTIMSTLVISKIIDEVVPSPEKGLASGHQEQDSSSSSRASSNGTQVLLQRKRKEVVQNIPLFPDPRFNVTQVTVPCQTFFLGGLYEMQVVSNLKTISEAPSNLGRRNRSEADGLPRPTLTTTTLVPAQDERLQQTLDVRWPSAEMIVSPVRLRTYPKAPVEVTLRFPEVDCDEALVAGKVPGLPEFWLELIYCGKERSCGLNVSRSSVLFAEQVRGFPKNKTLQLGCQLFGLAGNYAVQLRPMVAAQNVPTTRRQLSVDWSDEFVFNVYARSIFPCDPHTGIGVLYEYPGCILEQGDRVRLYAKLRADVASLKPPTSLHYVAEQRVVKSQHSLYFSCELFSEKYVEYCFVYVSQAISGAVADVRMDCVPTLPVSDSDTGGWGPWSEWTSCSTNCLGGTRNRYRFCDSPPPRYGAKFCEGASVETEKCGKSIADTWDCIYETSGTTLSKSNNSEVSQEIGPGCRCGCIVHLGSSKPKRIIAGATQSCPGRSFWLIQVDGEETISLVLSFLRLPCASQYIKVRDGPSLSSTLLVELSGGGLTLKGAVGEGGHVYNHIPVDIESSGGQLLVEFSSGESANVSTTFPTTEDGAAAACTGGFMANVQQQLPGARGANSSTTLIAATRISGKSRAIHQKPSMSRLRFTLVHLSAMIFASIIILISALLGAQYVVRYRKYHLAVALRQDEGSRLHTPRASLSSLHGPPSRATSTTTLLSEVIYLVKMRPKHHLRHSILRESVDAENLNLETEFKDSDANGLLVKGDPIPELGSSASMLTLRNERSSPARSLEGGIVVGSPSSGEGAMSSKVEDGESSPEAHMLPASCKDSAKDSESIISSGMSSLCNSPPMNSKRMSKYSDRYDAVTLKLLSSRLDESLQDASSLHSVSESLRMGRLGSRSVSSSLTNGCYSPAASVVSTATIRTTSNPKESKEKQNRRKLLARPGSEFSLGNQEELELDYYDYNVINAGAAPGSYLGMDPAYLVWIPPFEEVAERDDEDKTPEPQREEAEPLYEEIQMPKYGHYLSPASNTESSRSHTTDNTPSSEDRSPPNSERPSKATSPCETTVQKSGKQPTPYMSRRQRRHSKQRFLSTCSLGTGGAPEHEIRTVRTHPSEIAAVHQKVEADSDPNESMTGSYVEKETAVEKSTNDLQEFLALDDIQFADESGSDYETVTLKQMTATTESKMGLDDHQTKLRANSREVSV, encoded by the exons GTCACGTGCTGGCGGTGCGAAAGGGTCGCCTGATGTCCCCGAGCACATTCACTGCACTCAGCGGGGACCTGCATGTGCAGATCCAGTTCAATGGAAACGACACAGAGCCGCCTGTCACGCCCCCCCACTTGAGCACCGACGGACGAGGGCTCcagcaggagcgggagcaggagctggagagGGACTCCTTGACGAGCAGGAATACCATAATGAGCACTTTAGTCATTAGCAAAATCATTGATGAGGTCGTACCCTCGCCGGAAAAGGGCTTGGCGTCAGGCCACCAGGAACAggacagcagtagcagtagcagagccagcagcaatGGCACCCAGGTACTGCTCCAGCGGAAGCGCAAGGAGGTGGTCCAGAACATACCCCTGTTTCCAGACCCACGCTTTAATGTCACCCAGGTCACCGTTCCCTGTCAGACCTTCTTTCTGGGCGGCCTCTATGAGATGCAGGTTGTCAGCAACCTAAAGACGATATCGGAAGCACCCTCGAACCTGGGTCGACGGAACCGCAGCGAGGCAGATGGTCTGCCCAGGCCCACACTGACGACTACCACCCTGGTGCCGGCACAGGACGAGAGGCTGCAGCAGACCCTCGATGTACGGTGGCCCAGTGCCGAGATGATCGTCAGTCCCGTGCGCCTGCGGACCTACCCCAAGGCCCCTGTGGAGGTGACGCTGCGCTTTCCCGAAGTCGATTGCGATGAAGCCCTTGTCGCCGGGAAAGTGCCCGGACTGCCCGAGTTCTGGCTGGAGCTGATCTACTGCGGAAAGGAGCGAAGCTGCGGCCTAAACGTCTCTAGGTCCAGTGTCCTCTTCGCCGAGCAGGTGCGTGGTTTCCCCAAGAACAAGACCCTGCAGCTGGGCTGCCAGCTGTTCGGCCTGGCTGGGAACTATGCCGTTCAGCTGCGGCCCATGGTAGCCGCCCAGAATGTGCCCACCACCCGCCGGCAGCTCAGCGTGGACTGGAGCGATGAGTTCGTTTTCAACGTGTATGCCCGGAGCATCTTCCCCTGCGATCCACACACGGGCATCGGGGTGCTTTACGAGTATCCTGGCTGCATCCTGGAGCAGGGCGATCGGGTGCGCCTCTATGCGAAGCTGCGCGCGGATGTGGCTTCCCTGAAGCCGCCCACATCGCTGCACTACGTGGCCGAGCAGCGGGTGGTAAAGAGCCAGCACTCGCTCTACTTCTCCTGCGAACTCTTCTCCGAGAAGTACGTTGAGTACTGCTTTGTGTACGTCAGCCAGGCCATTTCTGGGGCCGTGGCGGATGTGCGGATGGACTGCGTCCCCACTCTGCCCGTCAGCG ATTCCGATACTGGTGGATGGGGCCCATGGAGCGAGTGGACATCTTGCTCCACCAACTGCTTGGGAGGGACCCGTAATCGCTACCGATTCTGTGATTCCCCGCCACCGCGCTATGGAGCAAAGTTCTGCGAG GGTGCCTCCGTTGAGACGGAGAAGTGTGGCAAGAGCATTGCCGATACCTGGGATTGCATCTACGAGACTTCCGGCACCACGCTGAGCAAATCAAACAACTCGGAGGTCAGTCAGGAGATCGGACCcggctgtcgctgtggctgcATTGTGCATTTGGGCTCCTCGAAGCCCAAGCGAATCATAGCGGGAGCAACTCAGAGCTGCCCGGGACGCTCCTTCTGGCTAATACAG GTGGACGGCGAGGAAACCATATCCCTTGTCTTGAGCTTCCTTCGCCTGCCCTGTGCCTCCCAGTATATCAAGGTGCGCGACGGACCCTCGCTTTCATCCACGTTGCTGGTGGAACTGAGCGGCGGCGGCCTAACTCTCAAGGGAGCCGTCGGCGAGGGCGGTCACGTCTACAACCACATTCCGGTGGATATAGAGTCCAGTGGCGGGCAGCTCTTGGTGGAGTTCTCATCAGGAGAGTCGGCCAACGTATCCACTACATTCCCCACAACCGAGGACGGAGCAGCCGCCGCCTGTACCGGCGGGTTTATGGCCAatgtccagcagcagctac CCGGTGCCAGGGGAGCCAACAGCAGTACGACCCTTATTGCGGCAACCCGAATCTCCGGAAAGAGCCGCGCCATCCACCAGAAACCATCCATGTCACGTCTTCGTTTTACCTTGGTCCACCTGAGTGCCATGATCTTTGCCAGCATTATCATTCTGATAAGCGCCCTCCTCGGGGCGCAGTACGTGGTGCGGTATCGGAAATATCATCTGGCGGTGGCACTGCGACAGGACGAAGGATCGCGCCTGCACACGCCTCGGGCCTCGCTCAGCTCGCTGCACGGACCGCCGTCACGAGCCACATCGACTACGACACTACTTTCCGAGGTCATCTACCTGGTGAAGATGCGACCCAAGCACCATCTGCGCCACTCCATACTCCGGGAGAGCGTGGACGCCGAGAACTTAAACCTCGAGACGGAGTTCAAGGATTCCGACGCAAATGGTTTGCTGGTGAAGGG AGATCCTATACCAGAGCTTGGTAGCTCGGCCTCAATGCTGACGTTGCGGAATGAACGCTCCTCGCCAGCGCGATCGCTAGAAGGAGGCATTGTCGTCGGCTCGCCGTCGTCCGGCGAAGGCGCGATGTCCTCCAAAGTAGAGGACGGCGAAAGCTCACCGGAGGCCCATATGCTGCCGGCTAGCTGCAAGGACAGCGCCAAGGACTCGGAGTCTATTATATCGTCCGGTATGAGCTCCTTGTGCAACAGTCCGCCGATGAACAGCAAGCGGATGAGCAAGTACTCTGATCGTTACGATGCGGTCACCCTGAAGCTGCTCTCCTCCCGTCTGGACGAGAGCCTACAGGATGCCAGCTCACTGCACTCCGTGTCCGAGTCGTTGCGAATGGGTCGCCTGGGCTCTCGAAGTGTCAGCTCCTCCCTGACGAAT GGCTGCTACTCTCCCGCGGCCAGCGTGGTTAGCACTGCCACTATCCGGACTACCAGCAATCCCAAGGAGTCCAAGGAAAAGCAGAACCGGAGGAAACTGCTTGCCAGGCCCGGATCCGAGTTCTCGTTGGGGAATCAAGAGGAGCTCGAGCTGGACTACTACGACTACAACGTGATCAATGCTGGTGCAGCACCAGGCTCGTATCTGGGAATGGATCCGGCCTACTTGGTGTGGATACCGCCCTTCGAGGAGGTGGCCGAGCGTGACGACGAAGACAAGACGCCAGAGCCACAGCGGGAGGAGGCGGAGCCACTGTACGAAGAGATCCAAATGCCGAAGTACGGCCACTATCTGAGTCCGGCCAGCAACACGGAGTCCAGCAGATCCCACACGACGGACAACACACCCAGCTCGGAGGACCGGTCGCCGCCGAACAGTGAGCGCCCCTCCAAGGCCACTTCCCCCTGCGAGACGACGGTCCAGAAGAGTGGAAAACAGCCCACGCCGTACATGTCCCGCAGGCAGCGACGCCACTCCAAGCAACGATTCCTTTCTACGTGTTCCCTGGGCACCGGAGGGGCGCCAGAGCACGAGATCCGCACCGTCAGGACTCACCCGAGCGAGATTGCCGCAGTGCATCAGAAAGTGGAAGCGGACTCGGATCCTAATGAGTCGATGACTGGATCGTATGTAGAGAAGGAGACTGCCGTCGAGAAGTCGACGAACGATCTGCAGGAGTTCCTTGCACTGGACGACATCCAGTTCGCCGACGAGAGTGGCAGCGATTATGAGACGGTCACGCTGAAGCAAATGACAGCCACAACGGAGTCCAAGATGGGACTCGACGATCATCAAACGAAGCTACGGGCCAATTCAAGGGAGGTGTCCGTGTAA
- the LOC26532629 gene encoding cilia- and flagella-associated protein 157 → MPPKKKGKKEKKDPNKISLVDRTFYELTITDLNQKLARLRSHLSTLDESNIVLNEKLKDVENDRTDVAAHLERTLAERNNSITELEERLVEITKVRDEENRIAQEKIFDLESKYKAMHDQLTSEIKLLNGKLNSLDEFRIQRDILLAKFDDQEADLKEKEKEQKEALYNMEQRAVVEKDALKKEVEQKLLQVSEDFTRSSEIRNAGYTRRLIRENIALQKEIDLLVMSQIKLQQQYTNQKENHKEIEEQYSALDQIKNELVRNSVNKIKIIEGLTKNYEKLKAKYVEVLRYRKAYEAKQMAEKCEQVKQKEAVGKLRALSKHMEILSLENKNLAVVHDQHENEIVRLRGMIQEIKVTVRDAIIAEKSVKQFPVRLVEADVDPPKVIQEVKEEAVALCKLARIDLLSQLMNIVSSHSEELPRTPSVVSIGSATSSLYVPGKMGFMPQKPKATLFEIFRSEVVDREVDTTLPDYLTKNKEKEVVTTRRRGDELSIIDVEFGTTLYVSSSREDDLIEVEEEPLEEPEGSSSDVSMKKPSSEGSAPPPATAPLAVSVEDAKTSEIKSIKSTGTADSITGVTRTSGLEEIMEEEDDDLEINLFY, encoded by the coding sequence ATGCCGCCCAAGAAGAAGgggaagaaggagaagaaggatCCGAACAAAATTTCTCTTGTGGATCGGACCTTCTACGAGCTGACAATCACGGACCTCAACCAGAAATTGGCACGTCTCCGATCGCATCTGTCGACCTTGGACGAGTCGAACATTGTGCTGAACGAGAAGCTGAAGGATGTGGAAAACGATCGCACGGATGTGGCCGCCCACCTGGAGCGAACTCTGGCGGAGCGGAATAACTCGATCACAGAGCTGGAGGAGCGCCTTGTGGAAATCACCAAGGTGCGGGACGAGGAGAACAGGATCGCGCAGGAGAAGATTTTCGACTTGGAGTCCAAGTACAAGGCCATGCACGACCAGCTCACGTCCGAGATCAAGCTGTTGAATGGCAAGCTGAATTCCCTGGACGAGTTCCGCATCCAGCGCGACATACTCCTGGCGAAGTTCGACGACCAGGAGGCCGACCTCaaggagaaggaaaaggagCAAAAGGAGGCGCTGTACAACATGGAGCAGCGGGCGGTGGTCGAGAAGGATGCCCTGAAGAAGGAAGTCGAGCAGAAGCTGCTGCAGGTATCCGAGGACTTTACACGCTCCAGCGAGATCCGCAACGCGGGCTACACGCGCCGCCTGATCCGCGAGAACATTGCCCTGCAGAAAGAGATTGACCTGCTGGTGATGTCCCAGAtcaagctgcagcagcagtacacTAACCAGAAGGAGAACCACAAGGAAATCGAGGAGCAGTACAGCGCCCTGGACCAGATCAAGAACGAGCTGGTGCGCAACTCCGTCAACAAGATCAAGATCATCGAGGGGCTGACCAAGAACTACGAGAAGCTCAAGGCCAAATATGTCGAGGTGCTGCGGTACCGCAAGGCGTACGAGGCCAAACAGATGGCGGAGAAGTGCGAGCAGGTGAAGCAAAAGGAGGCGGTGGGCAAGCTGCGCGCCCTGTCCAAGCACATGGAGATCCTGTCGCTGGAGAACAAGAACCTTGCAGTGGTGCACGATCAGCACGAGAATGAGATAGTGCGCCTGCGGGGCATGATACAggagatcaaagtgactgtgCGGGATGCCATCATAGCCGAGAAGAGTGTGAAGCAGTTCCCGGTGCGGCTGGTCGAGGCGGATGTCGACCCACCAAAGGTGATCCAAGAGGTGAAGGAGGAGGCTGTCGCCCTCTGCAAGTTGGCGCGAATCGATCTGCTCTCGCAGCTAATGAATATTGTCAGCTCCCACTCCGAGGAGCTGCCTCGCACCCCGTCGGTGGTGTCCATAGGCAGTGCCACCTCCTCGCTGTATGTCCCTGGAAAGATGGGCTTCATGCCTCAAAAGCCCAAGGCTACACTCTTCGAGATATTCCGAAGCGAAGTCGTCGATCGGGAGGTGGACACCACACTTCCCGACTACCTCACCAAAAATAAGGAAAAGGAAGTCGTTACAACACGTCGCCGCGGCGACGAGCTCTCCATCATCGACGTGGAGTTTGGCACCACCCTGTACGTGTCCTCCTCTCGCGAGGACGATCTAATCGAGGTCGAGGAGGAGCCCCTGGAGGAGCCCGAGGGCTCCAGTAGTGATGTGTCCATGAAGAAGCCCAGCAGCGAGGGCAGTGCCCCACCGCCAGCAACTGCACCACTCGCTGTCTCTGTGGAGGATGCCAAGACGAGCGAGATAAAGTCCATTAAAAGTACAGGAACGGCTGATAGCATCACCGGAGTAACCCGTACATCGGGCCTGGAAGAGATCATGGAGGAAGAGGACGACGATTTGGAAATAAATCTCTTCTATTAA